AGCGTTTCAAGAATCTTTGTTCTAATAATATCATCACTTTCACTTTCTAATTGAAATAAAAAATAACGTCGAATAGGGAATAAAAGATCTCCTCCAGATTTTTCAACAAAATCAATTAAATCAACAAAAAATGTATACCTATTTTTTATTCTTTTTTGCAATGATAATGTTGAATCATCAATAAGAATATTGTCGTAAAGTTTAAAAAAGTACTCATCTAAAGCAGCTAAATAAATAGCATGTTTATTTTTAAAATGGTGGTAAATAGCACCTTTTGATGAGTTGGTAGCTAAGATAATATCATTTAAACTGGTTTTTTGATACCCTTTATTTAAAAATAAAGTAAAAGCAGTTGTAATAATTTTTTCTTTACCCTGTTTAGCCATTTCGTTTTGTAATTTCTTTAAAGATAAGAAAAAAAATAAAACAGACTGTTTGGTTTGTTTTTTATAAAACCATTAAATTACATCCACGAATATCAGAATTATCAAAGCGACCAATAACTTCAAAGCTATTATTTGTGTATACTTTTCCTAAATCTTGGGTTGCAATAAAACTACAAGAATTATAATTAGCTAAGTCGATAACATTAATTCCACCTGATTTTTCTTTTGGTAAAATTGTTAGTGCATCTTCAGTATCTCGGGTTAAAATTTTCATCCAAGGCGGACAATTAAAAACGCCGTTTCCTTTAGAATAACCTTGACTTAGCAATTCGGTCATTCCATATTCTGAGTGAATTTTTTGAACACCAAATCCTTCTCCTAAAATTTGATGTAATTCGTTTCTTATAAGCTCTTTTCTTCTCCCTTTCATTCCACCTGTTTCCATAATAATGGTGTTTTTAAGGTTAAATTTTTGCTGTTCAATTAAATCTAATAAAGCAAAAGAAACGCCAATAAGTAATATTTTTTGACCTTTTTTATCTAATTCGATGAGTTTTTTGGCTAATTCATCTAAATTATTGAGGTAAAAACCACTTTCAGATTGTTTAGATTTTTTAATTAAATCATCAACCATATATACCAATGAAGATCCTTTACGGTCTAAATAATTTGGTAACAAAGCTAAAACTACATATTCTTGTATGTTTCCGTAGAAATAATCAAAACCTTTTAAATAACTAGTCTCATACCACGATAAATCGGTAACATGATGTTTACTGGTTGTACTTCCGGTAGTCCCAGAACTAGAAAACGTTTCTTTAATTTTATCAGTAGATGAAAGTATCTCTTTTGTTTTAAAAAACTGAATTGGTAAAAAAGGAATTTGCTCAATTGTTTTTACATCTGATGGATGAATATATAACAAATCACAAAAAGAACGGTACACTTTATTGTTTGTAAACTGATGTTTAAAAACATGTAAAGCTGCTTGGGTAAATTCTTCTGTATTTTGAATATTAAAAATAGTGTCTTCCATATATTTTACAAAAATAAGATTAATAGACGCAACCTTTTATATCTTTTTACATCTTGTAATAAAAGAACTCAAATTTTTGAGTTTGATTTAAAGTTAAATTATTGAAAACCTAAAATAAATAACTGAACTATGAGAAAAATAATCATTTTAATTTTTATAATAGCATTAGTTTCTTGCGAAAAAAACAATGAAATCATTGAAAATCCAGATAACTTATTAATTGGTAGCTGGACTGATGTAAGTTATAAAGATGGTAAAACATCATTTTCTAGAAGCAGCTCTTTACCTGAGAACGATTACGGGGTTTCATTTAAAACAAATGGAGATTATAAAGAAAAAACTTCTGGTTGGTGTGGCACACCTCCATTATCATATTTTAATATAGAAGGGAGTTATCAATTAGAAAATAACTTTATTACTATTACTAAAGGGAATAATAGTTATAAATGGAGGGTTATTTCTATAACAGAAACAACTTTAGTTATTAAGAGAGAATTAACAACGCAAGAAATTGCACATAAAAAACTAATGAATCTTTTTAATGAAATTGAAGAGATGTCTAATAAAGAAACTTGTTCGAATTCACTTGATTGGAGTTTTGCTGGATATGGCGCAAAAGCATGTGGTGGTTTTAAAGGTTACATAACTTATTCAAAAAACATAGATACTGTATTATTTTTAAAAAAAATAACAGCTTATACAAAAGCAGAAAATGAGTTTAACAAAGAATTTGGTATTGTTTCAGATTGTAGCATTATTAAAAAACCAATTTCAGTAGTATGTGAAAATAATTATCCAACTCTTAAATATTAAAATTATGAAAAAAATAACAGTATTATTAATTAGTATAATTTTATTATCATCATGTTTAAATAATGATGATTTACCAAATTACAAGTATGAATTTATTAAAATAGATGAAGTATCAGCGCCTAATAATTTTACATACGGTGTAAAAGACACTATTTTTATAAAATATACATTACCTAATAGTTGTTATCGTTTTAATGACGTTTTATACGATTATAAAGACACAACAAGAACTGTTGCGGTTAGAGCAATTGTAAATTTAGATAATGCTTGTTCAGAAGTTATAACCCAAAAAGAATACAAATTAATTGTTAATGCATTACAGAAAGAAGATTATCTTTTTAAATTTTATAAAGGAAAAGATACTGATGGGAAAAATATTTTTGAAGAAATTGTAATTCCAGTAAATTAATACTATCAAATTAGAAAAACTCATAAAAGGATGCTGCCAGCAAAAGTTGGCAGCACAATCTGAAGTTTATCAGCTATTTGCTGATAAACTTTTTCCGCTTTGTCTTAAGTATTCTAGAAATTATCAAGACGCGGAAGATACTTTACAAGATAGTTTTTTAACGATTTTTAGTAAAATAAAACAATATAAAAATAAAGGCTCTTTTGAAGGTTGGTTAAAACGTATTGCTATTAATACAGCACTTCAAAAATATAGAGAAAAAGCACCTTTAGAAATTGTAAAAGAAGTACCTGAAAACGACGAAATTGAAGAAGTTTATTTAGAAAATGAAATATTTAGTATTGATGTTCTATTATCTTTTATTCAACAATTACCAGACAGGTATCGTTTAATTTTTAATCTATATGTATTAGATAATTATTCTCATAAAGAAATTTCAAATCTTTTAAAAATTTCAGAGAACACATCTAAATCTAATTTATCTAGAGGTAGAAAAATTTTAAAAAACAAATTAGAAATTCATCAACAAAAAGAACAAAAAGCATAACTGATGGAAAATAGAGATATAGATAGATTATTTACTGAAAAATTAAAAAATTTAGAGGTAATTCCACCAAAAAGAGTTTGGAATAATATTGAGTCTGACTTAAAAAAAAGAAAACGAAGAGTATTACCAATGTGGTGGTTTTCTGGAGGAATATCTGCTGTTTTAGTTTTAGGAATTTTATTATTTTCTTTTCCTAATAACTCTGTAAATAAGAATAATAATACACCAATTATTATTGCAAACCCAGAAATAAATATTCCAGATTTAAGCCCCACAAAAACTAAAGATCCTTTTAATAAAAAGCAACCAGAAATAATAGTAACAAAAGCAACAAAGGTTTCTAAAGAAAAGAAAAACGTACGAAAAGAAAAGACAAAAGAAACCTTATTTTTAATAGCAGATAAACCCCAACAGAATGGATCAAATAAAACTAAAAATAAAATAGTAAAAGGTATCCGAGAAAAAAAATATGTAACAAATAATAATACAAAAGAGAATATAGAAATTATTAATTCTAAAATTGAAATTGCTCAAAAGGATGTTTTAATAAAAACAAAAAAGCCTTCTGATTTAGCTGAAAATCCAGTTTTAATTGATAAGAATAAAGCTAAAAAGAAATATCTTAAGAAAGATATTTTAGTTGTTATGAATAATAGTAAGAAAGAAGAAAAAAAGAGCAATAAAAAACTATGGAAAATTTCACCAGTTGTAGCTGTTTTAAATTCTAATTCTTTTTCTAATGCTTCTCCAATTAATAAAAATTTAGGAAACTCTACAAGAGGAAATAATTCTTATTCTTATGGTATACAAGTTGGTTATCAGTTAGATAATAAATGGACAATTCAATCTGGTATTCATTTACAAGAAATGCAGTTTTCTAATAGTCAAATTACTATAAATACAACAAGTTCTAGTAGTTCTACTATTGCACTTAATTCAGGAGACACTTACTCTCTAGAAGATTCTTCTTTAGAGAATTTGTCATTAAATACAGTAAGACAAAATGCCAATTTATCTCAAGTATATGGCTACATAGAAATTCCGGTAGAAATAAAATATAATGTATTAGAAAACAGAAACTTTAAAACAGAATTAGTTGCAGGTTTTAGTTCACTTTTTTTAAATAAAAACTCAATAAATTTAAAAGCGAATAACTTTACTAAAATTGGAAAAGCAAATAATTTAAATAATATTAATTTTAGTGGAAATGTAGGGGTTAATTTTAATTATCAATTTGATAAGAAGTGGTCTTTAAATTTAAACCCAATGTTTAAAAGTCAATTAAATACATTTAATAAAAACCAAAATGGATTTAAACCATATTTTGTAGGTATTTATACAGGTATTAACTATAAGTTTTAAATGAGTAATGAATCTTTTTAATAGGTTTGTAAAAAACTTACTCTTTATAAATCTTTACAACCAAGTCTCCTTTGTCATTCATTGATGCTCTGTACATTCCTGCGGTATTAAACTCAAAAGACATGTTTCCGTTTTTATCTAAAGCCACAACACCACCAGTACCACCAAGCGCAGTAAGTTTGTTTTGAATAACATCTTTTGTTGCGTTTTTTAATGTTTTTTGTTGATATTCCATTTGTGCAGAAATATCATAAGCTACTTGTCCCCTAATAAAATACTCACCCCAACCAGTAGAAGAAACACCACAAGTTTTATTGTTTGCATAAGTACCAGAACCAATAACAGGTGAATCACCAATTCTGCCCCAACGTTTATTTGTCATTCCACCAGTAGAAGTTCCAGCAGAAATGTTTCCGTTTTTATCTAAAGCTACACAACCCACTGTTCCGAATTTTGCATTTTTAATATCAGTATCATAAAAAGCTGCCTTTTTATCGTCGTGATCTAATGCTGTTTTATTTTTATCTTTTATTCTCTGAAGAGATTTAAAACGTTTTTCTGTATAAAAGTAACTGGGATCAACAATTTCTAACCCTTTTTCTTCTGCAAAACTTGCAGCACCTTTTCCAGAAAGCATAACATGATCTGAATCGGTCATAATTTTTATTGCTAATTCTATTGGGCTTTTTACGCTCTTCACTCCTGCAACAGCACCAGCATTTAAAGTTTTTCCATCCATAAAAGAAGCATCTAATTCGTTCGTTTCTTCATGTGTAAAAACAGCTCCTTTACCAGCGTTAAATAGTGGAGACTCTTCCATAATTTGAATAGTTCTCATTACTGCTTCCTGACTTGTTCCTCCATCTTTAAGAATAACATAACCTGTTTTTATAGCCTCTTTTAGTTTGGTCTTGTATGCAGTTTCTTTTTCATCAGACATGTTTTTCTTTAAAATAGTTCCCGCACCACCATGAATTATAATAGCAAAATCGTTTACCTTCTTAGTACCTTCTTTTTTTATTGATATCTCTTCTGTTTTGCATCCTAAAGAAATTAATAAAATAGAAGTAATAAATAGTATTCCCCTCATAACAAGTGTTTGAAATTAAACAATAAGTATTGTTTTTGTTAAATTTAAATATATGTAAATTTATTTGTAAATTCGTTCCTCGAATTTAAACAACTTAAACGGAACAACAAAATGGCAGATTTTGGAATTAAAGAAGCTTTAGCTCAATTAGGAGTAAAAGATATAAATGATGGAACTTCTACAGGTTCTAACAATTTTTCTAATGGAGAACTTATCGAAAGTTACTCTCCTGTTGATGGAAAGTTAATAGGAAAAGTAAAAGCAACTACAAGAGAAGATTATGATAAGGTAATGGATACGGCAACTAAAGCTTTTTTAAGTTTTAGAGATATGCCAGCTCCACAAAGAGGAGAAATTGTTCGTCAGTTTGGTAATAAGTTAAGAGATTTAAAAGAGCCATTAGGAAAGTTAGTTTCTTATGAAATGGGTAAATCTTTACAAGAAGGTTACGGAGAAGTTCAAGAAATGATTGATATCTGTGATTTTGCTGTTGGATTATCAAGACAATTAAATGGTCAAACAATTCCATCTGAGCGTCCAGGACACGTAATGAGAGAGCAATGGCACCCAATTGGTGTTGTTGGTATTATATCTGCATTTAACTTTCCTGTTGCTGTTTGGGCTTGGAATACAGCTCTAGCTTGGATTTGTGGTGATGTATGTGTTTGGAAAGGTTCTGAAAAAGCACCTTTATGTTCTATTGCTTGTCAGAATATCATAGCAGATGTTTTAAAACAAAATAATTTACCAGAAGGAATTTCTAGTATTATTAATGGAGATTACAAAGTAGGAGAAATGATGACGACTGATACTCGTGTCCCTTTAGTATCTGCTACAGGTTCTACAAGAATGGGAAGAATTGTTGGTGCAACTGTTGCAGGACGTTTCGGAAAATCTTTATTAGAATTAGGAGGAAATAATGCAATTATTATTACACCAACTGCTGATTTAAAAGTGGTTGTTCCTGGAGCTGTATTTGGAGCTGTAGGAACTTGTGGACAACGTTGTACCTCTACAAGAAGATTAATTATTCACGAATCTGTTTATGATAAAGTAAGAGATGCAATTGTTGGTGCTTATGGGCAATTAACAATAGGTAATCCTTTAGATGAAACAAATCATATTGGGCCGTTAATTGATCACGATTCTGTAAACACGTATTTAGCTGCTATTGAAAAAGCAAAAGCTGAAGGAGGAAACGTATTAGTTGAAGGTGGTGTTTTAACAGGTAAAGGATACGAAAGTGGATGTTACGTTAAACCAGCTATTATTGAAGCTGAAAATCATTTTGAAATTGTTCAACATGAAACTTTTGCTCCGATTTTATATTTAATGAAATATTCAGGAGAAGTAGAAAATGCTATTGAGAAACAAAATGGTGTTGCTCAAGGTTTATCTTCTGCAATTATGACCAATGAACTGAAAGAAGCTGAAAAGTTCTTATCATACGCTGGTTCTGATTGTGGTATTGCAAATGTAAACATCGGAACTTCTGGTGCTGAAATTGGTGGTGCTTTTGGAGGTGAAAAAGAAACAGGTGGTGGACGTGAGTCTGGGTCTGATGCTTGGAAAGTTTACATGAGAAGACAAACAAATACGGTAAATTATTCTGATGAATTGCCTTTAGCACAAGGAATAAAATTCGATTTATAAGTTGATAATTAACATTTAATTATATTGAAAAGGCTTCACAATTTGTGAAGCCTTTTTTAATTCAAATAACTATATTTTCTGAAATTATTTATCTAGAGCATTTAATAAAAGCTTATAAGCTTCATTTGCTTTAGACATTTTTGCATAATTAAGAGCAGTATAACCTCTTGTAGATTTTACTTTTAATTTAGCACCTTTTTTAATTAATAATTTAACAATTTCTACTTTATTATACCTTGCAGCAAACATTAAGGGAGTTAAGCCTGTAGATTTTTTATTAATATTTGTCCCGTTTTCAATCAACATTTTTACAGCGTCATAATTACCTGCAACAATTAACTTACAAAAGGTATTAATATTTGGGTATTCAATAGAAGTTTTAATATTTGATTTGTTCAATTCTGAAGCAGTAATCGTTCCGAAAGATAATGTGATCGCTAATATGGTAAATACAATTGTTTTCATGGTATATGTTTTTTAAAAGATTAGGTTTATACTTAAGAGACGCTTATAAAAAAAAAATGTTTCAATAAAATTAAAGAGTTAACATATATTTAAGAATTTTTCTTAAAATGTTCTTAACGTATTAAATTATAATATTTAATAAATTTTTAATAAATTCACAATCAGTAACTTAAATAACTATAAAATGAGTAAAAAATCAACTTATTTATTAGGTATCTTGTTAACGATTGTTGTTGGTAGCCTTTTGTATTGGTATTTATGTTGTAGTGTTTGTTGTGAAAAACAAAGCTGTGATGTAAATAAAACAAGTAAAGAAGCATCCCAAGATAATGTTGCAAAACCTAAAGTAAAAAAACCAACTTTTATTCCATTCAGCATTAACGATGCTAATGGAGATTTTAAATTTTCAATTGATGAGAGCTTTAATTTTAACGAATCTAACTTTGTTATTAATAATACTGTTTCAGAAAATTTAAACAATGGTATTTTAAATATTAAAGAGTATTTAGATGCAAATGGAAACAAACGTTTTAATATTACAGGGTATTATACCAGTAATGAAACAAATAATTCAGCATTTCCAAATTTAGGTTTAGCAAGAGCTAATTCTGTAAAAAACTACATGACAACTAAAGGAATATCATCTAAAGTAATTAACACCTTTGGTGGATTAAAAGATGATATTGTTTCTGATAAAAATAAGGACTTCTTAGGGCCTTTATCGTTCGATATTTTTACAAGAACAGATGAGGCTACTTTAAAAGATAAAGAGTTTAAAGAAATTTGTGAAACAATTAAAGAGAATCCTTTAAAACTTTATTTTGATTCTGGTAAAGCTCATATTAATTTATCAAAAGAACAACGTGAAAAATTTACAAGTATTTCTAGTTGTATTGATAAACTAGGAATGATTGTTCAAGTAATAGGACATACAGATAATACTGGTAATTCTGAAAACAATATGAATCTTGGTCAAAAACGAGCAGATTTTGTGAAAGACTATTTGGTACAAAATGGTATTTTAAAAGAGAATATAGAAACTTCTTCAAAAGGTCAAAACCAACCAATTGCTAATAATGCAACCAAAGAAGGAAGAGTAAAAAACAGAAGAATTGTAGTAACAATAACTAAATCAAAAAAATAAAATTATGAATTTATTAGCAATGCATATACCATGTTGGTTAATTCCATTATTAGTTGGAGTTATTTGTGCAATATTAGGATATTTATTAGGAAGACTTTTCGGAAGAGAGAAAAATAAAGAAGAGTTAGATATATGGAGCAACAAAGTAACGAGCTTAGAAGAATCTTTAGAAGAATGTGGTAAGAAAAGGTCTGCTTTAGAGACCGACCTAAATACATGTAATAAGAATAAATTAAACTTAGAAGCAGATTTAGGAGCTTGTCATAAGACAAAATTAGCTTTAGAAGCTGATTTAAATACATGTAACAAGAGTAAATTAAACTTAGAGTCTGATTTATTATTAGCAAAATCAAGTTTTACAAGTAAGGCGGCTGATGTTTCAAGTATCACAAATGTAGCATCATCTTTTACAGAATCACCAATGCTAATTCCTTTTGAAGCTACATTAGCAAAAGCGGTATTTGGTAAAAAAATTAAAGAGAATGACTTGAAGATTGTGGAAGGAATCGGGCCAAAAATTGAAGGCTTATTTCACACTTTTGATATTAAAACATGGAAAGATTTAGGTGAGGCTTCAATAGAAAAATGCCAAGAAGTATTAAATAGCGGAGGAGATCGTTATCGAATTCATAAACCAAATACATGGCCAAAACAAGCTAAATTAGCTTACGAAGGTAAATGGGAAGAATTATTAAAATGGCAAGATGAATTAGACGGAGGAAAATAGTAATTTATTTTTTTAATATAAACCCTCGCAATTGCGAGGGTTCTTTTTTTAAACCTTTTAATATTTTCTAAGTCCAATTAGTATGAATACAAAACAGATTCAACATTTATATAACCGTATTGGTTTTGGAATTACTCCTTTTCAACTTAAAAAACTGATAGGTAAGTCTCAAAAACAAATTATTGATTCTCTTTTTCAAGAGTCAAAAAAAGTGACACCTGTTACTATTGATATCTCTTTTGCTTTAAATCTAACAAAAGAAGATTTTAAAAATAAAAAGAGACGAAGAGAGCTAACGAAAATAAGTAAAGAAAAAATATTAGCTTTAAACAAAGCTTGGTTAGAAAGACTGTATAACCCTTCGGAATTATTGCGTGAAAAAATGACCCTTTTTTGGGCAAACGTTTTTGTTTGTAAAGATAAAGATATTCGTTTTTTTCAACGATATAATAACTTATTGCGATCACATTCATTAGGAAGTTTTAAAACATTCACAAAAGCTATTGCTAAAGAACCAGCAATGTTAAAGTATTTAAATAATAAGCAAAATAGAAAGAAAAGTCCGAATGAAAATTTTGCACGTGAATTGATGGAGCTGTTTACTCTTGGACAAGGAAATTATACAGAAAAAGATATTAAAGAAAGTGCGAGAGCATTTACAGGATACAATCATAATTTTTATGGGGAGTTTAAATTTAGAAAGAAACAACATGATAATGGAGAGAAAACTTTTTTAGATCAGACAGGATATTTTGAAGGTGATGATATTATTGATATAATTTTAAAACAAAAGCAATGTGCTCGTTTTATATGTGAAAAAGTATATCGTTATTTTGTGAATAACACAATTAATTCTAATCATGTAAATGAAATGGTTTCGAAGTTTTATTCAAACTATAATATTGAAGAATTAATGTATTTTGTATTGAGTTCAGATTGGTTTTATGCTGAAGAAAATATAGGTGTGAAAATAAAATCACCAATCGAATTCCTAGTAGGAATGAATACTGTAGTTCCGTTTTCAATAGAAAAAAATAAACAAAGTTTATTTATTCAAAAATTATTAGGGCAAGTATTATTAAATCCACCAAATGTTGCTGGGTGGAAAGGAGGGAGGACATGGATTGATAGTAATACTATTGTTACTCGATTACGACTAGCATCTGTATTGTTAAATAATGCAGAAATTACCTATTCCGACAAAGGAGGATTAGAAGAAGATGTAAAAGATTTTAGTGAGAAAAAATTAAGAAGAAAAATATTTATAAAAGTAGCAGCAGATTGGAATGTTTTTGAAAATAATTATCCAACAAGAACTAATAAAGAATTAATTGATCAGGTTATTACGAGTCCTATAAATAAAGGAACTTTAGAATTACTAGAGAATAGCGAGTTTGTTTCAAAAAGAGATTTTTGTGTGCAATTATTATCGTTACCAGAATATCAATTATGTTAAAAAGTAAAATAAATGGATAGAAGAAATTTTATAAAAAGAACATCATTGGCATCTGGAGGATTATTTTTTGTTCCGCAGTTTGTAAAAGCCTTTGAACAAAATACTCAGCAATTATTTAGCAATAAAAAAATTGTAATTATTCAATTAAAAGGTGGTAATGATGGTTTAAATACGGTTGTTCCTTTTAGAAATGATATTTATTATCAAAAAAGAAACGGAATTGCAATTCCGAAGAATAAGTTATTACAATTAAATGATGAGGTTGGTTTACATGCAAGTTTGGCTCCGCTACAAAAATTGTATGATAAAGGCTATGTAAGCATTATTAACAATGTAGGATATCCAAATCCGAATCGCTCACATTTTAGATCAACAGATATTTGGCAAACAGCAAGTGATAGTAATGAATATCTACAAAGTGGTTGGGTCGGTCGTTTTTTAGATCAAACAAAATCGAAGCCTTATAAAGCAATAGAAGTAGACGAGAGTTTGTCTTTAATGCTAAAAGGAGAGCTTCAAAATGGATTAGCAGTAACGAACCCTAAATTATTTTATGAGTCGTTAAAACAACCATTTTTTAATGATGTTTTAAATCATTACAACGATGCTCATTTAAGTGAACACAACTTAGGTTATTTATATAATACAATGATTGATGCAAAATCATCTGCAAAACATATTTACGAGAAAAGAAAAACAACTACCTCTAAAGCAAAGTACCCTAAAAATGTATTTGGAAAACAATTAAAAACGATTGGAGAGTTTATAAATTCGGGATTAGAAACTCAAGTGTATTATGCTGCATTAAGCGGATTTGATACTCATGTAAATCAAAAGAATAAACAAGCA
This genomic stretch from Tenacibaculum sp. Bg11-29 harbors:
- a CDS encoding DUF1501 domain-containing protein, giving the protein MDRRNFIKRTSLASGGLFFVPQFVKAFEQNTQQLFSNKKIVIIQLKGGNDGLNTVVPFRNDIYYQKRNGIAIPKNKLLQLNDEVGLHASLAPLQKLYDKGYVSIINNVGYPNPNRSHFRSTDIWQTASDSNEYLQSGWVGRFLDQTKSKPYKAIEVDESLSLMLKGELQNGLAVTNPKLFYESLKQPFFNDVLNHYNDAHLSEHNLGYLYNTMIDAKSSAKHIYEKRKTTTSKAKYPKNVFGKQLKTIGEFINSGLETQVYYAALSGFDTHVNQKNKQARLLELYADSMEVFVNDLEKNNTLEDTLIITFSEFGRRVQQNAANGTDHGTANNVFVIGKNLKKQGVYNDLPDLQNLDTNGDLKHEIDFREIYATLLDKWLKVDDAQILNKQFSKLNFV